A genome region from Aurantiacibacter sp. MUD61 includes the following:
- a CDS encoding 4a-hydroxytetrahydrobiopterin dehydratase, whose translation MSVAKLTEAEAKDAMKSLNGWEFDRDGDAIKRTFEFGDFVEAWGFMSRVAILAEKQDHHPEWFNVYNTVEITLTTHDADGLSERDMQLAKDIDALLA comes from the coding sequence ATGTCTGTTGCCAAATTGACCGAAGCCGAAGCGAAAGACGCGATGAAAAGCCTCAACGGCTGGGAATTCGACCGGGATGGCGACGCGATCAAACGCACCTTCGAATTCGGCGATTTTGTGGAAGCCTGGGGATTCATGAGCCGCGTCGCGATCCTCGCTGAAAAGCAGGATCACCACCCCGAATGGTTCAACGTCTACAACACAGTCGAAATTACCCTCACCACGCATGACGCCGACGGTCTGAGCGAGCGGGATATGCAGCTGGCCAAGGACATCGACGCGCTGTTGGCATGA
- the ccmA gene encoding heme ABC exporter ATP-binding protein CcmA — translation MEMCRLAANDLACRRGERLLFTGLSLELAGGEACHVTGPNGTGKSSLIRILAGLLRPFVGTVENSGSMALLDQSLALDEHLPLGKSLAFWRALDGAADRDLARLGLADLLEVPVRYLSTGQRKRAAIARLLGQSAPIWLLDEPLNGLDTQAVALVEQLVAEHVAAGGIALIASHQAIAVSGMQTLALPDFEPKPEPA, via the coding sequence ATGGAAATGTGCCGACTAGCCGCAAATGATCTGGCGTGCCGCCGCGGCGAGCGGTTGCTGTTTACCGGCCTTTCGCTGGAGCTGGCGGGCGGCGAGGCATGCCATGTGACGGGGCCGAATGGCACGGGCAAGTCCAGCCTGATCCGCATTCTCGCCGGGCTACTTCGACCCTTCGTGGGCACGGTGGAGAATTCGGGCAGCATGGCGCTGCTGGACCAGTCTCTCGCTCTCGATGAACATTTGCCGCTGGGAAAGTCCCTCGCTTTCTGGCGCGCCTTGGATGGGGCTGCCGATCGCGATCTGGCGCGCCTTGGTCTGGCAGACCTGTTGGAAGTGCCGGTGCGATATTTGTCCACTGGACAGCGCAAGCGGGCCGCCATCGCACGGCTGCTCGGCCAGAGTGCACCGATCTGGTTGCTCGATGAGCCACTGAACGGCCTCGATACGCAGGCCGTCGCATTGGTCGAGCAATTGGTTGCCGAGCATGTGGCGGCGGGCGGCATCGCGCTCATTGCCAGCCATCAGGCTATTGCCGTGTCCGGAATGCAAACGCTTGCCCTCCCCGATTTCGAGCCGAAGCCGGAGCCGGCGTGA
- a CDS encoding cell wall hydrolase: MMAPEHTAALASTLDENAAVIDYGSSAQDRNAAIPFLAEAPSALAGFSAGSRNDPRFANAHRCLTQAIYYEAATEPVVGQRAVAQVVLNRVRHPAFPSTVCGVVYEGWDRPVCQFSFVCDGSLARQPIARLWERSQQLASDALTGHVETSVGSATHYHADYVLPRWAFTLGKIEQIGVHIFYRFPGRVGLPASFTANWRGREWIPPVRRTMLARNDEILPADDGSVAPINALEPDPTDRRAPNDVGGRLDTTTEWRLEIPMPGETSSSLDQARASHEAADEGSR, translated from the coding sequence ATGATGGCGCCGGAGCACACTGCTGCACTGGCATCGACACTGGATGAAAACGCTGCGGTCATTGATTACGGCTCCAGCGCTCAGGATCGTAATGCCGCAATACCCTTCCTTGCCGAAGCGCCGTCGGCTCTGGCTGGCTTCTCGGCAGGGAGCCGAAACGATCCGCGCTTTGCCAATGCCCATCGGTGCCTGACCCAGGCGATCTACTATGAAGCGGCGACCGAACCGGTGGTTGGCCAGCGCGCGGTTGCGCAGGTCGTCCTGAACAGGGTTCGCCATCCCGCCTTTCCGTCGACCGTCTGCGGGGTCGTGTACGAGGGTTGGGACAGGCCGGTTTGCCAGTTCAGTTTCGTTTGCGATGGATCGCTGGCGCGCCAGCCGATCGCGCGCCTGTGGGAGCGATCCCAGCAATTGGCGAGCGATGCGCTCACGGGCCATGTCGAGACTTCCGTGGGTTCCGCAACGCATTACCACGCTGATTATGTCCTGCCGCGCTGGGCCTTCACGCTCGGCAAGATCGAGCAGATCGGCGTTCACATATTCTACCGCTTCCCCGGCCGCGTGGGACTGCCGGCAAGCTTCACCGCGAATTGGCGAGGGCGCGAATGGATACCGCCAGTTAGGCGCACGATGCTCGCACGCAATGACGAGATACTGCCGGCAGACGACGGATCTGTTGCCCCAATCAACGCGTTGGAGCCTGACCCGACGGATCGGCGCGCCCCGAATGACGTTGGCGGTCGATTGGATACCACAACCGAGTGGCGGCTCGAGATACCGATGCCCGGCGAAACGTCTTCAAGCCTGGACCAGGCGAGGGCTTCGCACGAAGCTGCCGATGAGGGTTCGCGATGA
- a CDS encoding TolC family outer membrane protein — MTKIWKAAMPLLMVSVAPAAFAQDEAEPVEMIAAVETALRSNPEIIQAQMNTEAIQFEREQAQGQFLPTVDLEASAGFRRLENNTRSALGIADDWLNPLEASVTADWTIFDFGRRRGELHRQAARVDGASLRVVERSEFVALQVAREYLNVLLQERIVAAAADNVRFHELMVTNLAEGVDQGSISVADRQQAEERLQSAIVLQTEAEQGLRNAQISLRRLTGLDIYEVLLPPDLSANLPRSEEEAIGLARTNNPLVREAQADVDAAHAMVDAAEGELYPRIGVDVRGRIGEDIDGFRGETNDVQARVYLRWNIFNGGIYRSQVQEMVRRASEARYALHDRVRQAEEDVSTAWNALETQGRVGEALERQSAVSDDLLLSYRSQFNIGRRSLLDVLDAQNTRFNTQVRRETSRFSELFAEYQVLAATNQLLEALGLEPGAGANMQERERFDYGPSAPAELQRRRYPR, encoded by the coding sequence ATGACCAAGATTTGGAAAGCTGCCATGCCTTTGCTGATGGTGTCGGTTGCGCCGGCGGCATTCGCACAGGACGAGGCCGAGCCGGTAGAGATGATCGCGGCAGTAGAAACTGCCCTGCGATCCAACCCCGAAATCATCCAGGCCCAGATGAACACCGAAGCCATTCAGTTCGAGCGGGAACAGGCTCAGGGCCAATTCTTGCCGACTGTCGACTTGGAGGCGTCGGCAGGCTTCCGGCGTCTGGAAAACAATACACGAAGCGCGCTCGGCATCGCTGACGATTGGCTGAATCCGCTCGAAGCATCGGTGACTGCGGATTGGACCATTTTCGATTTCGGGCGCCGGCGCGGTGAACTGCACAGGCAGGCCGCCCGAGTGGATGGGGCTTCGCTGCGCGTTGTCGAACGCTCCGAATTCGTCGCCCTTCAGGTGGCCCGGGAATATCTGAACGTGTTGTTGCAGGAGCGGATCGTCGCAGCTGCGGCTGACAATGTGAGGTTCCACGAGCTCATGGTGACCAATCTTGCCGAAGGCGTCGATCAAGGCTCCATCAGCGTTGCAGATCGCCAGCAGGCAGAAGAGCGCCTGCAATCGGCGATCGTGCTCCAGACCGAGGCGGAGCAAGGTCTGCGTAATGCGCAGATCAGTCTTCGCCGGCTTACGGGGCTGGATATCTACGAAGTTCTCCTGCCGCCCGATTTGAGCGCTAATCTCCCCCGCAGTGAAGAAGAAGCCATCGGGCTAGCCAGGACCAATAATCCGCTGGTCCGCGAAGCGCAGGCGGATGTCGACGCCGCGCATGCCATGGTGGATGCAGCAGAAGGCGAGCTCTACCCACGCATCGGTGTGGATGTGCGCGGCCGGATTGGCGAAGATATCGATGGTTTCCGCGGCGAAACCAACGATGTGCAAGCGCGTGTCTATCTCCGCTGGAATATCTTCAATGGCGGCATCTATCGATCGCAGGTTCAGGAAATGGTTCGCCGCGCGAGCGAGGCCCGCTATGCTTTGCATGACCGCGTTCGCCAAGCGGAAGAGGATGTTTCCACGGCATGGAACGCATTGGAAACGCAGGGCCGTGTCGGAGAAGCTCTCGAGCGGCAGTCTGCGGTCAGTGACGATCTGTTGCTGTCCTATCGTAGCCAGTTCAATATCGGTCGGCGCTCACTTCTCGACGTGCTCGACGCGCAGAACACGCGCTTCAATACGCAGGTGAGAAGGGAAACCTCCCGCTTTTCCGAACTCTTCGCCGAATACCAGGTGCTCGCTGCAACCAACCAATTGCTCGAAGCGCTTGGCCTGGAACCCGGAGCGGGGGCCAACATGCAGGAAAGGGAGCGCTTTGATTACGGTCCCTCGGCCCCTGCCGAATTGCAGCGCCGCCGATATCCTCGATAG
- a CDS encoding HlyD family type I secretion periplasmic adaptor subunit — MSQSFLNRVREADPSSRLIAICGLGIAIFVLWASFAEIDEVTRGSGRVIPSSQAQLVQPAEPAVIAEILVRSGQTVEEGQLLVRLDDTLADSELGRLVAENERLSARANRLNVEAGGAQEDCGAGTICAEERRLRDVRLANAGSREAGLAAAVEQRRREYQEAQATVASLEDSVRLAQEQVDMLEPLAAQGIVPQTEFLTAQRELVDVRGRLAAARQASGRAAAAINEAQANLRSVRLEFRQQALNERSEVETRIAVNEETIRGAEARRDRNELRSPASGIVNDVQINTVGGFVGAGEMIMQVVPIGDRLLVEARVSPRDIGFVTVGDRANVKITAFDFSIFGGLEGEVMEISADSIFDDATQETYYRVIIQTNDSVIDHNGQQFPIVPGMVAEAEIITGRRSVLSYLFKPISRGLDVALTER, encoded by the coding sequence ATGAGCCAGAGCTTTCTCAATCGCGTGAGGGAAGCGGACCCTTCCTCCAGGCTGATCGCGATTTGCGGATTGGGCATTGCCATCTTCGTGCTTTGGGCCAGCTTCGCGGAAATCGACGAGGTTACACGAGGGTCCGGCCGTGTCATTCCCTCGAGCCAGGCGCAATTGGTCCAGCCAGCAGAGCCGGCAGTGATTGCGGAAATTCTCGTCAGAAGTGGTCAGACGGTGGAAGAAGGCCAGCTGCTCGTGCGTCTGGACGATACGCTTGCCGATTCAGAACTGGGCCGTTTGGTGGCTGAGAATGAAAGGCTATCAGCACGGGCCAATCGCCTGAACGTGGAAGCTGGCGGAGCGCAGGAAGATTGCGGCGCCGGTACGATCTGCGCTGAAGAGCGCAGGTTGCGAGATGTCAGGCTCGCCAATGCCGGTAGCCGCGAGGCAGGTCTGGCCGCAGCTGTTGAACAGCGCAGGCGAGAGTATCAGGAAGCGCAGGCCACTGTGGCCTCACTTGAAGACAGCGTGCGCCTTGCCCAGGAGCAGGTCGACATGCTTGAGCCGCTCGCTGCACAGGGCATCGTACCGCAGACGGAATTCCTCACAGCTCAGCGGGAATTGGTGGATGTGCGCGGGCGCCTAGCTGCCGCGCGCCAGGCGAGTGGACGGGCAGCAGCTGCAATCAATGAAGCCCAGGCCAATCTGCGCTCGGTGCGTCTCGAATTTCGCCAACAGGCGCTCAACGAACGCAGTGAAGTGGAAACACGCATCGCGGTAAACGAAGAAACGATCCGCGGGGCAGAGGCCCGGCGCGACCGCAATGAATTGCGGTCTCCCGCCTCCGGAATCGTAAACGATGTGCAGATCAACACGGTGGGCGGATTTGTCGGTGCGGGTGAAATGATCATGCAAGTCGTCCCGATCGGCGATCGCCTTCTGGTCGAGGCCAGAGTAAGCCCGCGCGATATTGGCTTTGTCACCGTCGGAGACCGGGCAAATGTGAAGATCACCGCTTTCGATTTTTCCATATTCGGAGGGCTGGAAGGCGAGGTGATGGAGATTTCGGCGGACAGTATCTTCGATGATGCGACGCAGGAAACCTATTACCGGGTAATCATCCAGACGAACGATAGCGTGATCGATCACAACGGACAGCAATTCCCGATCGTACCCGGCATGGTTGCCGAGGCGGAAATCATCACCGGACGCAGGAGCGTCCTGTCTTACCTGTTCAAGCCGATTTCGCGCGGATTGGATGTCGCATTGACCGAAAGGTGA
- a CDS encoding heme exporter protein CcmB yields MSTIATLLKRDLAALLPGSAKGNSLLPLLFFLAVAMLYPFAVGPDAALLGATGGGVIWVAALLAAILPLDRLLAPDVESGFFDQWALRGIAEEVVVAVRLLAHWLSFGPFIMLAALPASALVGIDNATLHVVLLGLLAGTPGLAAIGIIIASVTVGIKGNAALSGLLVIPLAVPLLIFGAGSLSTGGEGGLALTGAISLALVAMAPFAGGAAIRASRES; encoded by the coding sequence GTGAGCACGATTGCTACCTTGCTGAAGCGTGACCTAGCCGCGCTGTTGCCTGGTTCGGCCAAAGGCAATTCGCTCCTGCCGCTGCTGTTCTTCCTCGCCGTGGCGATGCTCTACCCCTTTGCCGTTGGCCCCGATGCTGCGCTGCTCGGAGCGACGGGCGGCGGGGTGATCTGGGTCGCCGCATTGCTCGCTGCGATCCTCCCGCTCGACCGGCTGCTCGCGCCCGACGTGGAGAGCGGCTTCTTCGACCAATGGGCCTTGCGCGGCATTGCAGAGGAAGTGGTCGTGGCCGTGCGCCTGCTTGCCCATTGGCTCAGCTTCGGCCCCTTCATCATGCTCGCCGCGCTGCCTGCGAGCGCGCTCGTCGGAATCGACAACGCAACTCTGCATGTTGTGCTGCTGGGCCTGCTGGCGGGAACGCCCGGCCTTGCCGCCATCGGCATTATCATCGCGAGCGTTACGGTCGGCATCAAAGGCAATGCAGCGCTGTCCGGACTGCTCGTGATCCCGCTCGCAGTGCCCTTGCTGATCTTCGGCGCGGGCTCGCTATCCACCGGGGGCGAAGGCGGATTGGCCCTCACCGGCGCAATCAGTCTCGCGCTCGTGGCGATGGCGCCTTTCGCAGGCGGAGCCGCCATCCGCGCCAGTCGCGAAAGCTAG
- a CDS encoding transglutaminase-like cysteine peptidase translates to MTTALNQLLPKSVRPMACGLGVALSIVAAPAQASPVAAALPISFSIPVVPFCPYSATGADILAPAASLDGSKSSAILGNQVSALEQIRSQQSGAAAPVELAPATATTNDLSCELSAPWLAEAPSFATSVVDTPAISDDFLGTSRIPIGFTPSSDEWSRVAAAPIRSDEPMQILGSATEDQFTAAAEINRWVNGNIEHVDDISLYGQSDYWADADQTLALGQGDCEDFAILKYHLLAASGFDVEDMYLTLAYDMVRGADHAVLIIRMADGFYMLDNSTDAMLPADQSYDYRATITHGATATWIHSALQTNEQANRVHLSVNATSNPREIGLNR, encoded by the coding sequence ATGACCACTGCGCTCAACCAACTCCTGCCTAAAAGCGTCAGGCCAATGGCCTGTGGGCTTGGCGTTGCCTTGAGCATAGTGGCCGCGCCCGCGCAGGCGAGCCCAGTCGCAGCCGCGCTGCCGATCTCCTTCTCGATCCCGGTCGTGCCCTTCTGCCCATATTCCGCGACAGGCGCCGATATTCTGGCACCAGCAGCGAGCCTCGACGGATCGAAATCCAGCGCAATCCTGGGCAATCAGGTAAGCGCACTCGAGCAAATCAGGTCACAGCAGTCTGGAGCGGCTGCTCCTGTCGAATTAGCCCCCGCAACAGCGACCACGAATGATCTGAGTTGCGAGCTATCGGCGCCGTGGCTCGCGGAGGCCCCCTCCTTCGCAACAAGTGTTGTGGACACGCCCGCTATTTCGGACGATTTCCTCGGCACATCACGAATTCCCATAGGCTTCACGCCGTCATCCGATGAATGGTCCAGGGTTGCCGCAGCACCCATCCGTAGTGATGAGCCGATGCAAATCCTCGGCTCCGCCACGGAAGACCAGTTCACGGCCGCGGCGGAAATCAATCGCTGGGTCAACGGTAACATCGAGCATGTCGATGATATCAGCCTTTATGGTCAGTCAGACTACTGGGCGGATGCCGACCAGACTTTGGCTTTAGGTCAGGGTGACTGCGAGGACTTTGCGATCCTGAAGTATCATTTGCTTGCCGCCAGCGGTTTCGATGTCGAGGACATGTACCTGACCCTCGCATATGACATGGTGCGCGGCGCCGACCACGCTGTTCTCATCATCAGGATGGCGGATGGCTTCTATATGCTGGACAATTCGACCGATGCGATGCTGCCAGCAGATCAATCATACGATTATCGCGCAACGATAACGCATGGTGCAACGGCGACCTGGATTCACTCCGCTCTTCAGACAAATGAGCAGGCGAACCGGGTTCACCTTTCGGTCAATGCGACATCCAATCCGCGCGAAATCGGCTTGAACAGGTAA
- a CDS encoding DUF885 domain-containing protein — protein sequence MLRLALAALAATTAITTIQPTPVEAQDMQLPEGEVDRMMAMQMLALLAEDPETISSLGIIPPGGPDSPYARLTSQGAERFAQAQAMSRRFYEQASALDRASLPEDQQLSLDIWLAYLSASIAVDETGLNGSPYVVDQFWVQDLPRLFLRTHQLNSPFMAEAWVQRMEQVGDVVAEREALFEAEAARGVLPPQIIIDNVIADIDAVLEPAPDQHPMYLRLVADMPEDIAEDEAEALRARALAAITDGFYPAYRSMQDALRGHRDHARTENVGILGLPDGEEQYIALARRWTTTDIDPEAVHQRGLEEVARIRGEMDRRLTALGFTEGTFEERMAAAYQEGLYGYPNSEEGAEALLARTEQMVDDARRITEPYFTRFPEAPVETIPVPVSAQASAPNSYSRPAADGSRPGVFNINLADPSRYGDISYPSLVYHETIPGHHYQIALQQETDLPLVRRFLPFSAYSEGWGLYVETIAEDMGLYEENPIGVLGALSSELFRAARLVVDTGIHHQGWSREEAQEYMEETVGDPSVREVDRYIVWPGQALAYKTGQLVIADLRADAEERLGDDFDVALFHDEILREGSMPLSVLETQIGAWIAAQEAELAN from the coding sequence ATGCTTCGTCTTGCCTTGGCCGCACTCGCGGCAACGACAGCGATTACCACTATCCAGCCGACACCGGTGGAAGCGCAGGACATGCAGCTTCCCGAAGGCGAAGTTGACCGGATGATGGCGATGCAAATGCTGGCGCTGCTTGCCGAAGATCCTGAAACCATTTCCTCGCTCGGCATCATCCCGCCCGGCGGACCGGATTCGCCCTACGCCCGGCTCACTTCGCAAGGGGCCGAGCGGTTTGCCCAGGCGCAGGCCATGTCGCGCCGGTTCTACGAACAGGCGAGCGCACTGGACCGCGCCAGCCTGCCTGAAGACCAGCAGCTCTCGCTCGATATCTGGCTCGCCTATCTCTCGGCCAGCATCGCCGTCGATGAGACCGGCCTCAATGGCTCCCCTTATGTCGTCGATCAGTTCTGGGTGCAGGACCTGCCCCGCCTGTTCCTGCGGACGCACCAGCTGAACTCGCCTTTCATGGCAGAGGCTTGGGTGCAGCGGATGGAACAGGTCGGTGATGTCGTCGCGGAAAGGGAAGCGCTGTTTGAAGCCGAGGCCGCGCGGGGCGTTCTGCCGCCGCAGATCATCATCGACAATGTGATTGCCGATATCGACGCGGTTCTCGAACCCGCTCCCGACCAGCATCCGATGTATCTGCGTCTTGTGGCCGATATGCCCGAAGATATTGCGGAGGATGAAGCTGAAGCGCTCCGGGCGCGCGCCCTGGCCGCGATTACCGATGGCTTCTATCCGGCCTATCGTTCGATGCAGGATGCCTTGCGCGGCCACCGTGACCATGCGCGCACCGAGAATGTCGGCATCCTTGGACTGCCCGATGGCGAAGAGCAGTATATTGCCCTCGCCCGTCGCTGGACCACAACCGACATCGATCCCGAAGCGGTGCACCAGCGCGGCCTTGAGGAAGTGGCGCGGATCAGGGGCGAAATGGATCGCCGGCTGACTGCGCTAGGGTTCACCGAAGGCACTTTCGAAGAACGGATGGCTGCCGCCTATCAGGAAGGCCTCTACGGCTATCCCAACAGCGAGGAAGGCGCAGAAGCCCTGCTCGCACGGACCGAGCAGATGGTCGATGATGCGCGGCGCATTACCGAACCCTATTTCACCCGCTTCCCGGAAGCCCCGGTGGAGACAATCCCGGTGCCTGTCAGCGCACAGGCGAGCGCGCCCAACAGCTATTCACGCCCCGCAGCCGATGGCTCGCGCCCTGGCGTGTTCAATATCAATCTCGCCGATCCTTCCCGCTATGGCGACATTTCCTATCCCAGCCTGGTCTATCACGAGACGATCCCCGGGCATCATTACCAGATCGCGCTGCAGCAGGAGACAGACCTGCCCCTCGTCCGCCGATTCCTGCCCTTCTCCGCCTATTCGGAAGGCTGGGGCCTTTATGTGGAAACCATTGCCGAGGACATGGGCCTTTACGAGGAGAACCCCATCGGCGTCCTCGGCGCGCTATCGAGCGAATTGTTTCGCGCCGCGCGGCTGGTGGTCGATACGGGCATCCACCACCAAGGCTGGAGCCGCGAAGAGGCGCAGGAATATATGGAGGAGACCGTTGGCGATCCCTCCGTCCGCGAAGTCGATCGCTACATCGTGTGGCCGGGGCAGGCGCTCGCTTACAAGACCGGGCAGCTGGTGATCGCAGACTTGCGCGCCGATGCCGAGGAAAGACTGGGCGACGACTTCGACGTCGCGCTGTTCCATGACGAGATCCTGCGCGAAGGCTCCATGCCACTCAGCGTGCTGGAAACTCAGATCGGAGCATGGATCGCTGCGCAGGAAGCGGAGCTTGCGAATTAG
- a CDS encoding OmpA family protein produces the protein MTKLERGGGMRLLNLVSQSVALGVVSLSSAAFAQDGDLESMLALSDAGLVEELDRRYQAGLAMTLDDAVISADDPRYLWALETKVQCGIALGFMESSTRDRTSIGNCDHAFRQMTVVAERPAPAARVIAAPPARRPEACDDDIVGLIFFEFDSAELSADASQSVQSVVSNINECGWNSLTVVGHTDQSGTNQYNQVLSEERAEAVTNALRSRGATLPINTRAEGESNPRVVLPDGTRSPQNRRVEISGR, from the coding sequence TTGACGAAATTGGAGCGTGGAGGGGGTATGCGCTTATTAAATCTTGTTTCGCAGTCTGTTGCTCTGGGTGTTGTGTCACTCAGTTCGGCAGCTTTCGCCCAGGATGGCGATCTGGAATCAATGCTAGCGCTCAGCGATGCGGGCCTCGTCGAGGAACTTGACCGGCGGTATCAGGCCGGTCTGGCCATGACGCTCGACGACGCCGTTATCAGCGCTGATGATCCCCGCTATTTGTGGGCGCTCGAGACCAAGGTGCAGTGCGGAATTGCGCTCGGTTTCATGGAGTCATCGACTCGTGACCGCACCAGTATCGGTAATTGCGATCATGCCTTTCGCCAGATGACGGTGGTGGCCGAAAGGCCTGCGCCTGCTGCCCGTGTTATCGCAGCACCGCCCGCAAGACGTCCCGAGGCATGCGATGATGACATTGTCGGCCTTATCTTCTTCGAATTCGATTCAGCCGAGCTGTCGGCAGATGCAAGCCAATCGGTGCAGTCCGTCGTCTCCAACATCAACGAATGTGGATGGAATTCCCTGACCGTGGTCGGGCACACCGATCAGTCCGGGACAAACCAATACAATCAGGTGCTTTCTGAAGAGAGGGCGGAAGCTGTCACGAACGCGCTCCGCAGCCGCGGGGCGACTCTGCCTATTAATACCCGGGCGGAGGGTGAGAGTAATCCGCGCGTCGTTTTGCCTGACGGTACGCGATCACCGCAAAACCGTCGCGTCGAAATCAGCGGCCGATAA
- a CDS encoding type I secretion system permease/ATPase, which yields METENSRQTDDQDPLIFAIGKLAKHFGLASGSELFDMLPRTSDGRLPFHQLGAALEASGMLYEQASLKRLSSRPEHYPAVIRTETDGALALIEIADDEVLVWRPDSSEARWEKRRELNEEFTGDFTSVMGDPSRVREGQDLVRSTSRGHWFWSELRRARAGFKTPLVASFLINLLALALPLFTMNVYDRILPNEAEASLWVLALGVLLAFSLEFALRTARTNVVDEVGRRLDLRLSEKIFARILSIPLSARKGSTGALAAKVNEYALVRDFFASTTVMLMVDLCFMVLFVAVIAYIAGWLALVPIVAMILMAIAGYVLQREVVEAARDAQSDHGLQQTMLVEAMAGMETLKSVSGERSMLGRWGGLAEMSASSQARLKKINSTAVSLASTFQQICSVSLIVGGYYLFVSGEISMGAIIAIVMLASRSLAPAGQIAFLITRGRQAREALSSIEAIFDEDDERRHGSMSFPVQKSGREITLDRVSFTYPEGSVAALNQVSLRFEPGERVAIIGRVASGKSTLGRVLCGLYQPTEGAVRVDGTDARQYRPQVLRRALRFVGQDADLFTGSIRDNLAIGNPGTSDEAIMEALAASGADQFLSRDAVGFERQVGEHGRMLSGGQRAFLALSRAFASPFELLFLDEPTGAMDSRTEAIFVERLKATLLQNQTLVVSTHRPALFALCSRIVVMDQGQVVADGSKEEILSARQGEVK from the coding sequence GTGGAGACTGAAAATAGCAGGCAAACGGATGATCAAGATCCGCTGATCTTCGCGATTGGAAAATTGGCGAAGCATTTCGGTCTAGCGAGCGGAAGCGAGCTATTCGACATGCTTCCCCGAACGTCGGACGGCCGCCTGCCATTTCACCAACTTGGTGCCGCGCTCGAAGCGTCCGGCATGCTATATGAGCAGGCCAGTCTCAAAAGGCTATCATCCAGGCCGGAACATTACCCGGCGGTCATTCGAACAGAGACGGACGGCGCACTGGCTCTAATCGAAATCGCCGATGATGAAGTGCTGGTCTGGAGGCCCGACAGCAGCGAGGCACGGTGGGAGAAACGCCGGGAACTCAACGAAGAGTTTACCGGGGACTTTACCAGCGTCATGGGTGATCCGTCGCGGGTTCGCGAAGGGCAGGACCTGGTGCGTTCGACATCGCGCGGGCACTGGTTCTGGTCTGAACTGCGCCGCGCCCGGGCGGGTTTCAAGACACCTTTGGTCGCATCTTTCCTGATCAATCTGCTCGCGCTCGCGCTCCCGCTTTTCACGATGAATGTGTATGATCGGATTTTGCCGAATGAAGCGGAGGCGTCACTCTGGGTGCTTGCGCTGGGGGTTCTGCTTGCCTTTTCGCTTGAATTCGCTCTGCGCACCGCGCGCACCAATGTGGTCGATGAAGTCGGGCGAAGGCTCGATCTTCGGCTTTCCGAGAAAATCTTCGCGAGGATACTGTCGATACCGCTCAGTGCTCGCAAGGGGAGCACAGGCGCGCTTGCGGCAAAGGTGAATGAGTACGCTCTCGTCCGCGACTTCTTCGCTTCGACGACTGTCATGCTCATGGTCGACCTGTGTTTCATGGTCCTGTTCGTGGCCGTCATCGCCTATATCGCCGGATGGCTAGCGCTTGTGCCGATCGTGGCCATGATCCTGATGGCCATTGCCGGCTATGTCCTGCAGCGTGAAGTGGTCGAAGCTGCGCGTGATGCGCAAAGCGACCATGGTTTGCAGCAGACGATGCTGGTCGAGGCCATGGCGGGCATGGAAACGCTGAAATCCGTCAGCGGAGAAAGATCCATGCTTGGGCGCTGGGGCGGCCTTGCGGAGATGAGCGCGAGCTCTCAGGCCCGCCTCAAAAAGATCAATTCCACTGCTGTCTCGCTGGCATCGACCTTTCAGCAGATATGTTCCGTTTCGCTCATCGTGGGTGGCTATTACCTTTTTGTGAGCGGCGAAATTTCCATGGGCGCGATTATTGCGATCGTCATGCTCGCTTCCCGGTCGCTGGCCCCCGCCGGACAGATTGCATTCCTGATAACGCGCGGCAGACAAGCTCGAGAAGCCCTGTCGTCGATCGAGGCCATATTCGATGAGGATGACGAGAGACGGCATGGTTCCATGTCGTTCCCCGTGCAAAAGTCAGGGCGCGAAATCACCCTCGACCGGGTGAGCTTTACCTATCCCGAAGGCTCTGTCGCCGCGCTCAATCAGGTCAGCTTGCGTTTCGAACCGGGCGAGCGGGTGGCCATCATCGGGCGCGTCGCCTCCGGCAAATCGACGCTGGGCCGTGTCCTGTGCGGCCTGTACCAGCCGACCGAAGGTGCAGTCCGCGTCGATGGCACCGACGCCCGCCAATATCGCCCGCAGGTGCTGAGAAGAGCTCTTCGCTTCGTCGGGCAGGATGCCGACCTTTTCACCGGAAGCATTAGGGACAATCTCGCGATTGGAAATCCCGGCACAAGCGACGAAGCAATCATGGAAGCGCTGGCGGCGAGCGGGGCCGATCAATTCCTGTCCCGCGATGCTGTGGGGTTCGAACGTCAGGTCGGGGAACACGGCCGAATGTTGTCAGGCGGCCAACGTGCATTTCTTGCGCTTTCGCGGGCCTTTGCCAGCCCATTCGAGCTCTTATTCCTCGATGAACCAACAGGAGCAATGGATAGCCGCACCGAGGCAATCTTCGTTGAACGATTGAAAGCCACATTGCTTCAGAACCAGACACTTGTCGTTTCGACGCACCGTCCCGCGCTTTTTGCGCTATGCTCACGCATCGTGGTCATGGACCAGGGACAGGTAGTCGCTGACGGATCGAAAGAAGAGATTCTTTCGGCCAGGCAGGGAGAGGTCAAATGA